The stretch of DNA GGCCGAGATCCGGGATCGCGACGCGAACGTTCGCGGCCTCGAGGACCTCGACCGCCGCCTTGCCGGGCGCGGGATTCGAGTAGTTCGTCTCCGTGTCGGGGAAGAGGACGACCCCGGCGGTGGCGGTCTCTGAATCCACCTGCGATCCGCCTCGGTTCCGGAACCAGTCGACCAGCGACTCCCGCCGAAACGTCGGCACCGTCCGGTCGGCCGCGATTCCGAGCGTCTTCTCGAGAGCGGTCCGCGCACCCGGGAGCTCGGTGGCGCGGTTAGCGATCGGGGCGAGGGTGCTTCCGACCGCCGCGAGCTGGTCGACGTTCGCGAACAGCCGTTCCCGGAGGGTCGTCCCTTCCCGCTCGTGGTACTGGTGTTTGACTTCGGCCTTGAGCTTCGCGAGGTCGACCCCGGTCGGACAGTCGCTCTGACAGCCCTTGCAACCGATACAGAGATCGAGCACCTCGTTCTGGAACCGCTCACCGTAGAGTTCGTCCGGCTCGATCTCGCCGCTGATCGCCGCCCGGAGCAGGTTCGCCCGCCCCCGCGTGGTCGCGATCTCCTCCTCGGTCGCCCGATACGTGGGGCACATCACGTCGCCGTCGGTCTGCCGGCAGGTACCACAGCCGTTACAGAGCTCCACGAGGTGGGAGAACCCGCCCTTCTCGTCGAACTCCAGCGTGGTCTGCGGCTCGAGGGAAGCGTACGCCGGCCCGTACCGGAGGTGCTCCCGAATGTCGGTGGGGTCGTCGTCGCGATACACGACCTTTCCGGGGTTCAGCCGCCAGTCGGGGTCGAAAGCCGACTTGAGATCCTGAAACGCCTCCCAGAGGTCGGGACCGTACAGCTTGGGGTTGAACGCCGTCCGCGCGAGGCCGTCACCGTGTTCGCCGGAAAAGGAGCCATTGTGTTCGCAGACGAGGTCGGTGACGTCGTCGGCGATCGCGCGCATCTTGTCGACGTCGTCCCCATCTTTGAGGTTCAGAACCGGCCGAATGTGGAGCGTGCCGACGCCAGCGTGCGCGAAGTAGGCGGCCGTCGTGTCGTGGTCCTCGAGGATCTCCTGAAAGCCCGCGACGTACGCCGCCAGTTCGTCGGGCGGGACGGAGGCGTCCTCGACGAACGGGTACGGCTTCGGATCGCCCTCCATGCTCATCAACAGCGGAATTGCGGCCTTCCGGAGCTTCCAGAGCCGATCCTGTTTCGCCGGCGAGAACGCCTCGATCGAACCGAAGGCCGCGCCGTCGTCGACGAGACCGGTCGTCGCAGTCGCGATCGCGTCCGGTAGGTCGTCGACCACCTCCGAATCGAACTCGAGCATCAGCGCCGCCTCGGTTCCGTCGGGGATCGGCTCCGCGTACTCGGCGTACTCCGACGACGCCGCGGCCAGCCGAAACACTTCCCGATCCATGAGCTCGACCGCACTGGCCTCGAGTTCGAGGGCGTTCGGGACCGCGGCCAGCGCTTCGAGCAGGTCCTCGTAACAGTAGACGGCCAGCGCGGTCTCGTCCGGCTGCGTGACCAGCGAGAGCGTGGCTTCGACGACGACGCCGAGGGTCCCCTCGGCACCGACGAGGAGTGTGGAGAGGTTGATGATTCGCTTCCCCTCGGCGGTCGTTCGCAGCACCTTCTGGAGGTTGTACCCGCTGACGCTGCGCTTGAGGTCGGGATACCGCTCGTCGATCTCCGCGGCGTTCTCCTCGACGAGCGTCCGGACGGTTCGGTAGAGCCGGGCCTCGCGGTCGTCTTTCGAGACGATCCGCTCCCATTCGGGACCGTCGACGACGATATCTCGCGTGTGGATCAGCGATCCGTCCGCGAGGACGACCTTACACTCCTCGACGTAGGCGTCCGTGATCCCGTACCGCACCGAGTGAGCGCCGGTCGAGTTGTTCCCGATCCCGCCGCCGATCGTTGCCCGGTTCGACGAGGCGGGGTCGGGTGCGAAGCGGAGGTCGTGGGGATCGAGCGCCGCATCGAGATCGTC from Natrinema salaciae encodes:
- a CDS encoding FAD-binding and (Fe-S)-binding domain-containing protein, with translation MAAEDTNVDATVEDRTEQPGRQPSESKRGDAGEALAAALRAACDGDVRFDEYTRVLYATDGSIYGAQPAGVVFPRDADDVRAAVRVAADHDAPVLPRGAGSSLAGQAVGPGCVVLDLSRHMDEIRDIDPDARTAVVQPGVVQDDLDAALDPHDLRFAPDPASSNRATIGGGIGNNSTGAHSVRYGITDAYVEECKVVLADGSLIHTRDIVVDGPEWERIVSKDDREARLYRTVRTLVEENAAEIDERYPDLKRSVSGYNLQKVLRTTAEGKRIINLSTLLVGAEGTLGVVVEATLSLVTQPDETALAVYCYEDLLEALAAVPNALELEASAVELMDREVFRLAAASSEYAEYAEPIPDGTEAALMLEFDSEVVDDLPDAIATATTGLVDDGAAFGSIEAFSPAKQDRLWKLRKAAIPLLMSMEGDPKPYPFVEDASVPPDELAAYVAGFQEILEDHDTTAAYFAHAGVGTLHIRPVLNLKDGDDVDKMRAIADDVTDLVCEHNGSFSGEHGDGLARTAFNPKLYGPDLWEAFQDLKSAFDPDWRLNPGKVVYRDDDPTDIREHLRYGPAYASLEPQTTLEFDEKGGFSHLVELCNGCGTCRQTDGDVMCPTYRATEEEIATTRGRANLLRAAISGEIEPDELYGERFQNEVLDLCIGCKGCQSDCPTGVDLAKLKAEVKHQYHEREGTTLRERLFANVDQLAAVGSTLAPIANRATELPGARTALEKTLGIAADRTVPTFRRESLVDWFRNRGGSQVDSETATAGVVLFPDTETNYSNPAPGKAAVEVLEAANVRVAIPDLGPTGRAAYSTGLLDVAAEQGRALVDDLEPFLERGWSVLFVEPSDAAMVVDEYRSLLADDRVDALAANAYGVCEYLDDRRLDEALSFDQSATGARSLTFHGHCHQKARGVDHHAVGVLRRAGYTVDPVDSGCCGMAGSFGYEAEHYELSTAIGSLLRETLEDSAARAASDGRPTADKSGEGGAPTVVAPGTSCRTQIGDFDGYERPEHPVELLARGLET